One stretch of Paenibacillus sp. AN1007 DNA includes these proteins:
- a CDS encoding NADPH-dependent FMN reductase produces the protein MMNYLAIVGTNSDVSTNRMLLQFMQKHFSNEAKIDLYEIKDLPAFIEKEDIEDAEVDIPEQVKDLSDRITKAEGVIIATPEYDHAIPAVLKSALEWISYTTQTLKNKPVMIVGASHGSLGSSRAQAHLRQILDSPELGARLMPSSEFLLGKSQSAFDNSGSLISAEKVAELEEIFREFVLFTEITTELLSKRTLKKKTKKFSWQE, from the coding sequence ATGATGAATTATTTAGCTATCGTAGGCACGAATTCGGATGTATCCACGAACCGCATGCTGCTCCAATTTATGCAAAAACATTTCTCGAATGAAGCCAAAATTGATTTATATGAAATTAAGGATTTGCCCGCATTCATTGAAAAAGAGGATATAGAGGATGCTGAGGTTGACATTCCCGAGCAGGTAAAAGACCTTTCGGATCGAATCACCAAAGCTGAAGGCGTGATTATTGCCACTCCGGAGTATGATCATGCCATCCCTGCCGTTCTGAAAAGTGCGCTGGAATGGATCAGCTACACAACTCAAACCTTGAAGAACAAACCTGTTATGATCGTAGGTGCTTCACACGGCTCACTGGGTTCTTCCAGAGCCCAGGCACATCTCAGACAAATTCTGGATTCACCTGAGCTTGGTGCAAGATTAATGCCCAGCAGCGAATTCCTTTTGGGGAAATCACAGAGTGCATTTGATAACAGCGGCAGTCTGATCAGTGCTGAGAAAGTAGCGGAGCTTGAGGAGATTTTCAGGGAGTTTGTTCTGTTTACAGAGATCACTACGGAGCTGCTTTCCAAAAGGACGTTGAAGAAAAAAACGAAAAAATTCTCCTGGCAGGAGTAG
- a CDS encoding LysR family transcriptional regulator yields MSKLESQDILCYIDSLLKYSNYSKAAQSLYISQPYLTKVIKKVESQLNCELITRSRLPYRLTEQGKIYYQYLTSLEHSYAKLVREISYVSDIGSRILRIGILPSLGSYLTPLFLPDFLKLHPAYKINLVEDIPEKNEKRLQNHELDFWIGQNSSSISPNLNSVSWGRHRYRAVIPRCSELYRNNAAVIPEGTFDISTILRQKLILTSKGSAIRKQIDQLLSVYKIQPSIVMESNEIRTVLKLAKHNMGVTIVPESVHIDECASEYNIYPIPIDKMSLDYFIAHHGERKLSGDDHDLIHTFLNHGQQCAV; encoded by the coding sequence ATGTCTAAGTTAGAATCTCAGGATATCTTATGTTACATCGACAGCCTCCTGAAATACAGTAATTACAGCAAAGCCGCCCAGTCACTTTATATTTCGCAGCCCTACCTGACAAAGGTGATTAAAAAAGTGGAAAGTCAGTTGAATTGTGAACTGATCACTCGCAGCAGGCTGCCCTATCGACTAACCGAGCAGGGAAAAATATATTATCAGTATTTGACTTCACTTGAGCACAGCTACGCGAAACTGGTGAGAGAAATCTCATATGTATCGGATATCGGCAGCAGGATACTGCGAATCGGGATTCTTCCGAGCCTCGGTTCTTATTTAACGCCTCTTTTTTTACCTGATTTTTTAAAGCTTCATCCTGCTTATAAAATAAACCTTGTAGAGGATATACCTGAAAAAAATGAGAAGCGTCTCCAAAATCATGAGCTCGACTTCTGGATCGGACAAAATTCGAGCAGCATATCTCCGAACCTGAACTCCGTTAGTTGGGGCAGACACCGTTACCGGGCTGTTATTCCGCGCTGCTCTGAACTATACCGGAACAATGCTGCAGTCATTCCAGAGGGGACTTTTGATATCAGCACCATTTTGCGTCAAAAGCTCATTCTAACGTCTAAAGGTTCTGCCATCCGTAAACAGATCGATCAATTGTTAAGTGTGTACAAAATCCAGCCCAGCATCGTGATGGAAAGCAATGAGATTCGCACCGTATTAAAGCTTGCAAAGCATAATATGGGCGTAACGATTGTTCCTGAAAGTGTGCATATCGATGAGTGTGCCTCGGAATACAACATCTATCCGATCCCGATCGATAAGATGAGTCTGGATTATTTTATAGCACATCATGGGGAAAGAAAACTGTCCGGTGATGATCATGATCTCATCCATACCTTTCTCAATCACGGGCAGCAATGTGCGGTGTAG
- a CDS encoding FAD:protein FMN transferase has protein sequence MNTFTKTIPLMGTKISLYIKGTDAEGLAGEAANMLFRYENVFSANSDHSQLAVLKREAAADPLKVDKELYDLIKIGKEHSMNEGSFLNIAIGPLIKLWRIGFREAHVPEDAAIKKVLELLNPENIQLDDEQQTVHLLKKGMEIDLGAIAKGYFADQVMAFFKKNGADAAMVDMGGNVLVHGDSPSGSSHWNVGIQNPFLPRGNAAALVSIREQSVVTSGIYERVLEKNGQQYHHIFSSTTGYPIECNVASLTIIADKSLDCDIYTTELFGFDAASIIHKVNQMKHIEAAVITTDGNLAFTDNLKGRIHPVSS, from the coding sequence ATGAATACTTTTACGAAAACAATCCCGCTTATGGGAACTAAAATATCCCTTTATATCAAAGGGACAGATGCTGAAGGGCTTGCCGGGGAAGCCGCGAATATGCTGTTCCGCTATGAGAACGTGTTTAGTGCCAACAGTGATCATTCACAGCTTGCTGTGCTTAAAAGAGAAGCCGCAGCCGATCCTCTCAAAGTGGACAAGGAATTGTATGATCTTATCAAAATAGGTAAGGAACACAGTATGAACGAAGGTTCTTTTCTGAATATTGCCATAGGTCCCTTGATTAAATTATGGAGAATTGGTTTTCGCGAAGCACATGTGCCAGAGGATGCCGCGATCAAGAAGGTTCTGGAGCTGTTGAATCCTGAAAACATTCAGCTTGATGATGAGCAGCAAACCGTGCATTTATTAAAAAAAGGCATGGAGATCGACCTTGGAGCTATCGCTAAAGGTTATTTCGCGGATCAGGTTATGGCATTTTTCAAGAAAAATGGAGCTGATGCCGCAATGGTCGATATGGGCGGGAACGTACTCGTTCATGGCGATTCCCCTTCCGGGTCCAGTCACTGGAATGTTGGCATACAGAACCCCTTTTTGCCCAGAGGAAACGCAGCAGCACTCGTCAGCATCAGAGAACAATCCGTCGTAACCTCAGGCATATATGAGCGCGTTTTAGAAAAGAATGGACAGCAGTACCATCATATATTCAGCAGTACAACGGGCTATCCCATCGAATGTAATGTCGCTTCATTAACCATTATTGCGGATAAATCGCTGGACTGCGACATCTATACGACAGAATTGTTCGGGTTCGATGCGGCCTCTATTATTCATAAAGTAAATCAAATGAAGCATATTGAGGCTGCCGTCATCACGACCGATGGAAATCTGGCCTTCACCGACAATCTAAAGGGGAGAATCCATCCCGTATCAAGTTAA
- a CDS encoding Type 1 glutamine amidotransferase-like domain-containing protein has translation MSTHYYFSWFNDFFPEKLVERLQEDIADRKSLVMISAQPSDDEDEQVNFEDITEWTWLTQANLHFVEYHFIDYRIPKEKAQQLIQKASVIFLCGGDPVQQHEFLAEYELADMIKNSNAIIIGASAGALNMAAKWISSNDITPEDETTTIYEGLGFDHFAYESHAGRSYDTFVEGYLFPLSEEMDVYAAEQESAIRVKDGKIDILGPVYVISESKIQKRKG, from the coding sequence TTGAGTACTCACTATTATTTCAGTTGGTTTAATGATTTTTTTCCAGAGAAACTGGTCGAACGATTGCAGGAGGATATTGCAGATAGGAAATCGCTTGTGATGATTAGCGCTCAGCCGTCTGATGATGAAGATGAGCAGGTGAACTTTGAGGATATTACAGAATGGACATGGTTAACTCAGGCAAACCTCCATTTTGTTGAATATCATTTCATTGATTACCGTATTCCGAAAGAAAAGGCTCAGCAGCTCATTCAGAAAGCCTCTGTCATTTTTCTGTGTGGGGGAGATCCTGTGCAGCAGCATGAGTTTTTGGCGGAATATGAACTAGCCGATATGATTAAGAACAGTAATGCCATTATCATCGGTGCAAGTGCAGGTGCATTAAATATGGCTGCAAAATGGATATCTTCGAATGATATTACCCCTGAGGATGAAACAACTACGATATATGAGGGGTTGGGCTTTGATCATTTTGCCTATGAATCTCATGCTGGACGCAGCTACGATACGTTTGTTGAAGGTTACCTGTTTCCGCTATCTGAAGAGATGGATGTTTATGCGGCAGAACAGGAAAGTGCTATTCGTGTAAAGGACGGTAAAATAGATATTTTAGGTCCTGTATATGTAATCTCCGAATCTAAGATTCAGAAACGGAAAGGATAG
- a CDS encoding GNAT family N-acetyltransferase: MHIRLLEHKDQINIEKIMSEYPLQFPTFIIDQYPVRWSKFLVPREENDAEGYYVAIGDNDETIGHAGYLYNEELGLYEIVGVVVKKGAQRQGIGAALINTILETIKKMNEKEIILYTLGHVGNEDTIQFYNNIGFELAAYERDFFRTDYHRVTFTKTLS; encoded by the coding sequence GTGCATATTCGTCTGCTGGAACATAAAGACCAAATTAACATAGAAAAAATAATGAGTGAATATCCTCTACAATTTCCTACGTTTATCATTGATCAATATCCTGTACGTTGGTCAAAGTTTTTAGTTCCGAGGGAAGAAAACGATGCAGAAGGATACTACGTTGCGATTGGTGATAATGATGAAACCATTGGTCATGCAGGTTATTTATATAATGAAGAGTTAGGATTATACGAGATCGTGGGAGTAGTGGTAAAGAAGGGGGCCCAGCGGCAGGGGATTGGTGCGGCTTTGATCAATACGATTTTAGAAACAATAAAAAAAATGAATGAGAAAGAAATTATTCTTTACACACTAGGTCATGTTGGAAATGAAGATACAATCCAATTTTATAACAATATCGGATTTGAATTGGCAGCTTACGAAAGGGATTTTTTTAGAACGGATTACCATAGAGTCACTTTCACTAAAACGTTAAGCTAA
- a CDS encoding DJ-1/PfpI family protein, which translates to MEQIKRARNAAIFIFEQVEPLDFAGPYEVFISGSNRGQDFNVYTVAENNGPIQTLGGLSINPAYTIDNCPNPDILVIPGGWGSRKEMNNETVTNWIREISNDVEVILSVCTGALILAKAQLLDGLKVTTNRLAMDELRHIVPASTEIMEEARYVDNGKIVLSAGISAGMDAALYVVEKLLGEDRAVKTAELMEYDWKMA; encoded by the coding sequence ATGGAACAGATAAAACGAGCAAGAAATGCAGCTATATTCATTTTTGAACAGGTTGAACCTTTGGATTTTGCAGGACCGTACGAAGTCTTTATCTCAGGAAGTAACAGGGGGCAGGATTTCAATGTTTACACTGTCGCGGAAAATAACGGTCCGATCCAAACCTTGGGAGGTCTAAGCATCAATCCAGCGTATACTATTGATAATTGCCCTAATCCCGATATATTGGTGATTCCTGGAGGTTGGGGTTCAAGAAAAGAAATGAATAATGAAACGGTTACGAATTGGATTCGAGAGATATCAAATGATGTAGAGGTCATTTTGTCTGTCTGTACTGGAGCCTTGATTTTAGCAAAAGCCCAATTATTAGATGGTTTAAAAGTGACAACCAATCGCTTAGCTATGGACGAATTAAGGCATATTGTACCTGCTTCTACTGAAATCATGGAAGAGGCCCGCTATGTCGATAATGGGAAAATTGTATTATCCGCGGGCATATCTGCTGGTATGGATGCTGCGCTGTATGTTGTAGAAAAATTATTAGGCGAAGATAGAGCTGTAAAAACTGCAGAGCTTATGGAATATGATTGGAAGATGGCTTGA
- a CDS encoding serine hydrolase, translating into MQDSKEYKSIPRSYWPTDDWQTSAPEEKEMNEDILAKANNYILENFSNVNSLLVIRDGFIVNERYFNGFNEKDLMDMRSVTKSFTSTLVGIAIHEKYLSGVDEKLGDIFTEYISDRTSLAGQTSIEQLLTMCSGFYWQTDRWLVERMTDRLIRSNDWVDFILRLPVNPALKGSFQYKSPDSHLLSAIVAKVTNQEVEQFADKHLFSPLGIRKRTWLTDPKGIPYGACDLKLLSRDMAKLGYLYLNNGVWDNKQIISSSWVKDSTSEKSGGSESIGTYGYHWWISEERGHKVFFAAGAGGQYICCVPELDIVVVITAKVAARNWKNPRSIIRDFIIPSVTR; encoded by the coding sequence ATGCAAGATTCTAAAGAATACAAATCAATACCACGAAGCTATTGGCCAACGGATGATTGGCAGACTTCCGCCCCAGAAGAGAAAGAAATGAATGAAGATATTCTTGCAAAAGCTAATAATTACATTCTCGAGAACTTTAGTAATGTAAACAGTTTGCTTGTAATTAGAGATGGTTTTATTGTTAATGAACGGTACTTTAATGGATTTAATGAGAAAGACTTAATGGATATGAGGTCTGTGACCAAAAGTTTCACTTCGACATTAGTTGGAATTGCAATTCATGAAAAATATCTATCTGGTGTTGATGAGAAATTAGGGGATATATTCACTGAATACATTTCTGATCGAACTTCTTTAGCGGGACAAACCTCTATTGAGCAATTGTTGACAATGTGTTCAGGTTTTTATTGGCAAACCGATCGTTGGTTAGTTGAAAGAATGACAGATCGATTGATTCGCAGTAATGACTGGGTCGATTTTATCTTAAGACTACCTGTTAACCCTGCCTTAAAGGGGAGCTTTCAGTATAAAAGTCCGGATTCACATTTATTATCTGCCATAGTAGCTAAAGTAACGAATCAAGAAGTTGAACAATTTGCTGACAAACACCTTTTTTCTCCTCTTGGTATTCGAAAGAGAACTTGGCTCACTGACCCTAAGGGAATTCCATATGGAGCATGTGACTTAAAGTTATTATCACGGGATATGGCGAAGCTAGGATATTTATATCTGAATAACGGAGTTTGGGATAATAAACAGATCATTTCTTCTTCTTGGGTTAAAGATTCTACCAGTGAAAAAAGTGGTGGGTCGGAGTCAATCGGAACGTACGGATATCATTGGTGGATAAGCGAGGAAAGAGGTCATAAGGTTTTTTTTGCAGCAGGTGCGGGAGGCCAATACATTTGTTGTGTTCCTGAACTGGATATAGTCGTTGTTATCACGGCAAAGGTTGCTGCACGAAATTGGAAGAATCCAAGATCAATCATTCGTGACTTTATTATTCCATCCGTTACAAGATAA
- a CDS encoding excinuclease ABC subunit UvrA: protein MKFIEVRNARKHNLKNINVTIPKGKLTVVTGVSGSGKSTFAFDILYEEGRNRYLQSIGFFGQTNQEDHFDEITGLSPTISVEQRIIRQSNPRSVVGTRTYISQLLGQLFSLEGQMTCSRCNTTLDYNLYCEKCGIQESRLTPPYFSFNTGLGMCLDCRGRGYSFELMRDKIVPNKNKNVLEICRGLGFFGKSLLAQLSNFANINNIDLTLPFCRLSDEAQQFIYYGMHDVFEGLLPCIQRRMSSTVRARSVGETQFCSRVTCPICMGFRIGEEARRVTINAKHIGHLGNMSIHELKAFLSDTIQSGQISSNGKAIINLIIRRLHLLIELGLSHLSINRSLPSLSGGEIQRLFLMYHIESAFDSLTYIFDEPTSGLHEIEKELIIHKLRGIQQAGNTVIVVEHDPMMIKAADYVLELGPQAGEKGGGVVFQGSVEDMLQATQSITGKYLSKQYDLPRKEENHYRRVTDITPKLTLKNVSVHNLKNFTVNIPLGLLIGVTGVSGSGKSSLISDTLVPLLKQRFKKSTDINDDENDSEGCSELISCELEGYGELKGCIAVSQSPIGRHKTSIPASYIGIWDKIRLVFASQPLAAERGYSPGHFSFNSSDGQCEKCKGEGTVQLIGEVTRECSECNGRRYKTEILEVKYEDNNIFDILNSSITDAAKIFKNDRSIVHMLHTLERVGMGYLKLGQPTPSLSGGEAQRVKLAKELGHIRKSNMLYVLDEPTTGLGYSDISKLMLLVEDLTQKGNTVIVIEHDPEFLSFCDWIIELGPGGGDKGGYVIAQGSPWDLMNNKESIISKYLKL, encoded by the coding sequence ATGAAATTTATAGAGGTTAGGAATGCCCGAAAACATAATCTGAAAAATATAAACGTAACCATTCCAAAAGGGAAGCTCACTGTAGTGACAGGAGTCAGTGGGTCAGGGAAATCGACATTTGCTTTTGATATCCTCTATGAGGAAGGACGTAATCGTTACCTTCAATCGATCGGCTTTTTTGGACAAACCAATCAAGAAGACCACTTTGACGAGATTACGGGTCTGTCACCAACGATTTCAGTTGAACAAAGAATTATTCGGCAATCGAATCCACGTAGCGTAGTAGGAACACGTACATATATCAGTCAATTATTGGGACAACTCTTCTCACTTGAAGGGCAAATGACTTGCTCAAGATGCAATACTACACTTGATTACAATCTATATTGTGAGAAGTGTGGGATTCAGGAAAGCAGACTAACTCCTCCCTATTTTTCTTTTAATACAGGACTCGGAATGTGTTTAGATTGTCGAGGTCGAGGATATAGTTTCGAATTAATGAGAGATAAGATTGTACCAAATAAAAATAAAAATGTACTAGAAATATGCAGAGGTTTAGGTTTTTTTGGGAAGTCACTACTAGCTCAACTTAGTAACTTTGCAAACATCAATAATATAGACCTTACACTGCCATTTTGTCGTCTTTCTGATGAAGCTCAACAATTCATTTATTATGGAATGCATGATGTATTTGAAGGTCTGTTACCTTGTATACAAAGAAGAATGAGTTCTACGGTTCGAGCACGAAGCGTAGGAGAAACTCAATTTTGTTCAAGAGTAACTTGCCCAATTTGTATGGGGTTTCGAATTGGAGAAGAAGCTCGCAGAGTGACTATAAATGCCAAGCATATCGGTCATTTAGGGAACATGAGTATCCATGAGCTTAAAGCTTTTTTAAGCGATACTATACAATCAGGACAGATATCTTCGAACGGTAAAGCGATTATAAACCTAATTATTAGACGACTTCATCTTCTTATTGAACTGGGCTTGTCTCATCTATCGATAAATAGAAGTTTACCATCTTTAAGCGGAGGGGAGATTCAGCGACTTTTTCTCATGTATCACATCGAGTCTGCCTTTGATTCGTTAACCTATATTTTCGATGAACCCACTTCTGGTCTTCATGAAATTGAGAAGGAATTGATTATTCATAAATTAAGGGGAATACAACAAGCGGGGAACACCGTTATTGTAGTAGAACATGATCCTATGATGATTAAGGCTGCGGATTATGTGTTGGAACTTGGACCACAAGCTGGTGAAAAAGGGGGGGGAGTTGTTTTTCAAGGCTCCGTCGAAGATATGTTACAAGCAACACAATCGATTACAGGAAAATATTTATCAAAGCAATATGATTTGCCAAGAAAAGAAGAGAACCACTATCGAAGAGTTACCGATATTACGCCAAAACTTACGCTTAAGAATGTAAGTGTTCATAATCTTAAAAATTTTACGGTTAATATCCCCTTAGGTTTGCTAATAGGTGTTACGGGGGTGTCTGGCAGTGGAAAGAGTTCCTTGATATCAGATACATTGGTTCCCCTTTTAAAACAGCGTTTTAAAAAGTCAACAGATATTAATGATGATGAAAACGACTCTGAAGGTTGTAGTGAATTAATAAGCTGTGAACTAGAGGGATATGGGGAGTTGAAAGGCTGTATTGCCGTATCTCAGTCCCCAATTGGAAGACATAAAACATCTATCCCTGCAAGCTATATTGGAATATGGGATAAAATACGTTTGGTATTTGCTTCACAGCCTTTGGCTGCGGAGAGAGGTTACAGTCCCGGACACTTTTCATTTAATTCTTCTGATGGACAATGTGAAAAATGTAAGGGTGAGGGAACCGTACAATTAATAGGCGAGGTTACTCGCGAATGTTCTGAATGCAATGGCAGAAGATACAAAACTGAAATTCTGGAAGTGAAATATGAAGATAACAATATATTCGATATTCTAAATTCTTCAATAACGGATGCTGCAAAAATATTTAAAAATGATCGATCGATTGTGCATATGTTACATACTCTTGAGCGTGTAGGAATGGGCTATTTGAAGTTAGGGCAGCCAACTCCTTCTCTAAGTGGCGGTGAAGCTCAGAGAGTAAAACTGGCGAAAGAACTGGGTCATATTCGAAAATCAAATATGCTCTATGTTCTTGACGAACCAACTACTGGCCTAGGTTATTCAGATATTTCTAAATTAATGTTATTAGTAGAAGATTTAACTCAAAAAGGGAACACGGTCATCGTTATAGAACATGATCCAGAGTTCCTGTCATTCTGTGATTGGATTATTGAACTGGGACCCGGAGGTGGAGACAAGGGGGGATATGTAATTGCTCAAGGATCACCCTGGGATCTAATGAATAATAAGGAATCGATAATCTCGAAATATCTAAAATTATGA